From Caldilineales bacterium:
AATTCGGGCCGCATGCTGACGCTGGCGCCGTCTTTGTCCTCGAAGGTGTACAGTTCCTTGTCGAGGACGACGGCCGAGCCTTCTTGCAGCCCGCGCAGGAACAGCCGGGTTTCTTCCAGAATGGGGGGATCGATCTGCTGGTAGCCGAAGCGGTCGGCCAGTTCCAGGGCCTTGCCGGTGATGTGCCGCCAGTAGCTGAAGTCGGCGGGCAGGAGGTCGTTGAAGCCGCGGAGGGTTTGGAAGCGCATGGTGGGGGGATAGGGATTGGAGATTGGAGATTGGTTATTGGATCGAGTCAATCTCTAATCTCCAATCTCCAATCTCTAATTACGATTTACTAACCAAGGGCCTGCGCGCCGCAGGCCTGGCGATAGCCGCAGTGGGTGCAGCGGAGGGGGTCGTCGTGGCTACGGAGGAGTTCGCCGCCTGCCTGCGCCCGGCGCATCTGCTCGAGGAGGTCGAGGAGGTGGTCGCGCAGGGCGTCGTCGAAGGGGATGCGGACGGTGGCGTTGGCGTAGTGGAGGATGCCGTAGGGTGGCCGCTGGTTTTCTGTGTCCTCGACCAGCAGGCAATAGGCGGCCAGTTGCAGTTTGTGCGAGTCGTAGGGGTCATTCCCGCGCAGCCGGGTGGACTTGACCTCGACCGGGATCAGGCCGTCATCGGCATCGACCAGGTAATCAGGCCGGCCGACGAGTTGATAGCGGTGGGAGAGCAGGGGCTGCTCGGCCCGCCGCCAGCCGCCGGTGTCGGCGGAGATGATCTGGCCGGATGGCAGCCCGGCGGCTCGCTGTTTCCGCCCGGCCTGCCAGTACAGCCAGCCGCCAGCGGCGAAGAGAATGAGGGCTAAGACGAAAAAGACAAGGTTCACACGTTGAACCTACAAACCAAGACAATAGCGTACGGTGCGCTCCACTTTGTCAAGTGCTCGCGTTGACAGATAGCCAGCTGGTTGATCAGGAAAGCGATTTGCGTCAAGAGACCGTACTTGAAAGCATAGAAAAACCGTTTCGATAGGCAGACCGCTCTCCTCAGGGCTAATGCGCACATTCGTACGATAATCGCGTGGCACATTCTGTCCATTCGTTCCGACGACTACGGTGACTACCAGAGGTAATCTATTGATCTCGTCTATCGAGAGTACAAGGACAGGTCTGTAACCGGCTTGCTCGCGACCTTCCACTGGGTTCAGATCGACAAAGTAGATTTCGCCGCGGCGGATTTGAATCATAGGTCTGCAAGACCATCCATCTCGGTAACCGCGAATTCCTCTTGAACAAGCCGCATTTCCTTCTGGATAGCCTCATCTCTGGACATAGCGACAAGATCATCCTCCCAAGATCCCATGCTCAATGCCTGTTCGCGGAGTCGATGAGCGAGTCTCTCGATCAGCAGTAGTTGTTCGGTGAGATCAAGTTGGTTGATACTATGTTCGATGTCGAGTACAGCAAGTGTATTCATATAGCTCACTCCAGTATGATCTCAGCCCTGTGCGCCGTGAAGACCGGTGTAGGGGAGGATGATGATGGGGAGGCCCTGCGGGTCGCGGCTGCTGAACCAGGCGGCGTCGGCGGGCGCAAGGCGGATGCAGCCATTCGAGGCGGGCAGGGCGCCCAGCTCGCCAGCGCCTTTGTAGACCTTTTCGCCGGTGGAAGTCTGTGTGTAGGGCAGGCTGTGGATGAGAAAACTGCCGCCGGGCCGGTCGAACAGGAACCAGCCTTCGTCGGCCCACACGCCGCCGCGCCCCTGGAACGTGCCCCAGTAATCGCCGATGACGCCAACCCAGGCCGGCGTCGTCCAGCCGTAGCGCGGGTCGCCGGTGGTGATGGGCAGGATGCGGGCCAGCCGGCCGCTTTCGACCACGTGCATCTGCTGGTTGTTCTGGTCGACGACGACGTAATTGCCGGTTGTGTCCAGCCCGTGCGCCCTGGCGACGGCCGCCACCCAGTCCGCCGGCGGCTCTTGAGTCGG
This genomic window contains:
- a CDS encoding type II toxin-antitoxin system PemK/MazF family toxin; protein product: MIQIRRGEIYFVDLNPVEGREQAGYRPVLVLSIDEINRLPLVVTVVVGTNGQNVPRDYRTNVRISPEESGLPIETVFLCFQVRSLDANRFPDQPAGYLSTRALDKVERTVRYCLGL
- a CDS encoding L,D-transpeptidase; this encodes MTEAPPPSSPAPDRPQAHSHRILWLATAVLGLALAVWLGSLVVGAGGAIGAIGTPTPTKTPLAARQSAETAASKLAQAPLPTLTPLPTPVPPPTPAPAASPAPTQEPPADWVAAVARAHGLDTTGNYVVVDQNNQQMHVVESGRLARILPITTGDPRYGWTTPAWVGVIGDYWGTFQGRGGVWADEGWFLFDRPGGSFLIHSLPYTQTSTGEKVYKGAGELGALPASNGCIRLAPADAAWFSSRDPQGLPIIILPYTGLHGAQG
- the cas4 gene encoding CRISPR-associated protein Cas4, whose translation is MNLVFFVLALILFAAGGWLYWQAGRKQRAAGLPSGQIISADTGGWRRAEQPLLSHRYQLVGRPDYLVDADDGLIPVEVKSTRLRGNDPYDSHKLQLAAYCLLVEDTENQRPPYGILHYANATVRIPFDDALRDHLLDLLEQMRRAQAGGELLRSHDDPLRCTHCGYRQACGAQALG